Within Vicinamibacteria bacterium, the genomic segment GGCGAACGGAAGAAGAGTGTGCGCGCGGGGGATACCGGCTTGCGACTCCGGGTGACCGCTCAGCGACCGCGCGCGCGACGCATCGCGGAGTCGACGCCGGCGCCGACTTCCTGAGGAGGGAGGCTAGAGGGCGTTCGGTAGAGCTCGGCACGATCGCGCATGGCCGCGACGGCTTTCACGACGCTCGATCGACTCACGACACCGAGAAACTCCTCGTTCTCGTCCACGACGGGAAGTCGACGGAACGAGCTCCTGAGAAAACGGTCCACGACATCGTAAACCGTGCTGCGCGGCGTCAGGGTCACCACGTCGGTGGTCATATAGTCGCAGACCTTGCCTTCCGGCAGTCGTTCGAAGGCTGCGCTGGCAACCAACTTCAAGCAGTCTTTTTCCGAGAGGATCCCGATGAGTCGATTGCGCTCATCGATGACGGGTGCTCCTGAGAGCTTCTTTTTGAGAAGACTGTGCATCGCCGTATGGATGTCCGTCTGGGGCGACAGCGTGGTGACGAATTTATCCATCAGATCCGACGCTCTTAGAT encodes:
- a CDS encoding CBS domain-containing protein, with translation MPHLRASDLMDKFVTTLSPQTDIHTAMHSLLKKKLSGAPVIDERNRLIGILSEKDCLKLVASAAFERLPEGKVCDYMTTDVVTLTPRSTVYDVVDRFLRSSFRRLPVVDENEEFLGVVSRSSVVKAVAAMRDRAELYRTPSSLPPQEVGAGVDSAMRRARGR